The region GGCGAAGTGGCATGAGTTGACGAAGGTAATCGCCAAAACCGATGCACAGGCTGTTGAATTTTATCGCACGCTTGGATTTACGGCACAGAGTTTAGGTGAGATGTATCCAGCTTGTGAACGTTTTTGTTGTGAATTTGATTTTGATAAAAGATAGTGTTTGGAAGCTATCTTTTTTTTATTGGCTTTAATAATTAAGGAGGTCAGTTAATATAATGAATGGATATCAAAATGTTTGTAACGGGGGAGAGGTTATGGGGAAAGCAAAGATTATTTCGGTGATTAATTATAAGGGCGGCGTTGGTAAGACGGTTAGTGCATTTAATATTGCAGCGGGATTAAATTTTTTGAATCATCATTCAGTCTTATTAATTGATTTAGATCCACAATGTTCGTTGAGCCGCATTTGTTTGCGAGCGTATAGCAATACTACTAGGAAACAAATAGGATTGAGTAAATTAAGTGAAGAGGAGACTATCAATTATGTTTTTAAAACATATTTAAATCAAGATATTTTAGATTTTGAAACAAAAATTGATTTAGAAAAACTCATTAAAAAAGATTTTTATACAGGAGGAAAGTATCGATTAAATCATTTCGACTTTATTCCGTGTTCAATGTTTATGGCAGACTCTAGTTCCTATATTCGTGGACTTGATGATCTTGAAGGGGATATTAAACGAAAGTATAGTCAGGGATTAAATACGACACTTCAACAAGTTACCCTTTTAGCAAAATTTTTAAGAGACTATAAATTAGATGAAAAATATGATTTTATCATTTTTGATTGTCCTCCAGCTAATAATATGATTACACAAAATGCTTTAGTGGTCTCTGATTATTACCTAATTCCTATCATGATGGATGATATGGGAGTACAAGGCGTTCATCATGTTTATAATATTGTTGAAAAGACATTTATTAGAGAAATAATAAATGAATATCAAATCATTATTAAGTCAAGCCCAACGACATCCTATTTTAAATTTTTTAAGGACGGGACTCCGAAGTTATTAGGTGTATTCGAAACGTTAAAGAAAACAGGAAGTAATACAGAGCAGCCTAGGATAACCCTTAAAAGGGAGATACCTAACATATTTTTATTCGATTCGATTATCTATCATCAGATTGAAATGTCACATTTAATTGATGAAGGGGATTGTTGTTTTATAAAAAGTAAGAGTAAAGTAAAAACTCCATTAAATGAAGCGTATGGAAATTTGGTGTTTGAAATTCTCGAAAGATTACATGTTCCTAAAAAGCCAAATGCGCGAAAGGTAACAGATGTTTTATAGAGGAGATTAGTAATGAAAGATATTATAAAGGCATTAAAAGTTTACCAAGAAATATATAAATTAATGACAGGTCAGCAATGTGAAAAAGTTAGAGTTTTTATCGAGTTTCTTAAACCGTATGAGCGAAAAAGCTTTGAGGAATTTCAATTTAATTTATCAAAAGATATTGAGTCTAAAAAAAGTAGGAAGGTTGTTAAAGTTGATGTAGTACAGTTAGGAAAAGATTTTTATGAGATGAAGCAGCATCACTCTACTAATTCAGAGGTTACAGATTATATTGAATTAGCTGAGAATGTTAAAATCAAGGAAGTTTTAACTAGGAATTTAAGTGAGGCATATGCCGCCATAGAAGGATGGGATTTGAAGACTATAAATATGAGTCAATTGAACTTTTTAGGCTATGCTCTTTTAAATAGTGAGTTACGAGGAAAGACGAAGAAAGATAGAAAGAAAAATTTACTTCAGTTATTATGGAAAGTCATTGAGACTGAAAAAATGAATGAAATTTACGAAAATAACCTATTATAAAGTGTAGTAAAAATTCCTGTTAGGGGGATTGATGATGAAAGCTTTATGGTTAATTGTTTTTTGTTTGTTGGTCGGGTGTTCACCTGCTAAATCCCATGCTGTGATGGAGTATGATGTGAGTAAGTTACCGAGTGATTTTGGTGGTGATGAGGTTTATTCGATTGGATTGAATAGTCAAGGGATGCCTGTTTTTATTGATCCGGAGAAAGCATTTGAGCAAGCCTTGATTGATTATAAGGATGGCTTTAAGGCAATCCAACGTGAGTTTTATTTGTTACCGGTTAGTCACTTTACGTGGAAAGATTATAAGGCGTATGGATGGCAATTGACTCATGAAGATGATCAGATTGTTGAACAGGGATATGAGATTTCACGATTTTTTGATATTTATGAAAATAGTTTTTGCTCAGACTGATAAGGTTTGAGCTTTTTTTAGTATAATATACGAAAAGGAGGCGATTATCATGAAAGAAAGAATTTTTTTGTGAGCGTGGGACCCAAGAGTTAAGAGAGAAAAGTTTGCGTGCTTCCAAATTAGTGCGACAATTAAATCAGTTATCATTTGATGAAATAGATTCTCAAGAGGGATTACTTAAGGAGTTATTTGGAAGTGTTGGAGAAAACCCATGTGTTGAAGATAATTTCCATTGTGATTTAGGTTATAATATTCATGTAGGTAATCATTTTTATGCGGGATTTAACTGTACAATGCTTGATATGGCTGAAATTCGCATTGGAGACAATTGCATGATTGGTCCAAATGTTGGGCTCTATACGGCAGGGCATCGTATTTCTCCCAAAAATCGTAATAAGGACGGTTATGCAATTCCGATTACAATTGGCAGTGATGTTTGGATTGGTGGGAGTTGTGTTATTTTACCGGGAGTTACGATTGGTGATCATTCGATTGTAGCAGCAGGATCAGTTGTAACGAAGGATGTTCCTAAAAATACAATTGTAGCAGGAAATCCAGCTAAGATTTTACGAAATATTGAAGAAGTGTAGAACCTTGTGAAAGGTTCCTTTTTATTTTTTAGTTATATTAAAATAAGGTTGTGGTTGTATTCAAAATATATTATAATCAATTGAAAGAAAGCGTTATTTAATTTACTCGTAGGAATGTTAATGACTATTTTAGTTGATATAGATAAGTAATTATTTGGATTGCAGACAAAGTTAGCAGTTTATGTTTTAGAGGTGAATCAGCTTGGCTTGGTTCGATATGTGTATTGGGGCGAATGTTTGTAGTCTTTGGGGATGGATTCGATTCATGGAATTACGAGTAAGGAGCGCTTATTTTTTTGTTTGTGTTTTTGTCGAATTAAGGTAAAATATGAAGATACTATATCAAAAGGGGAGTTTGAGATGAAGAAATTGATGGAGAGTTGTCTTGAAGATATCGAGTTTGTGGAGCGCCAGTTAGTTGACTTTAACGAGTCACATGTTCCATTTGAATTGACGGTCCCTTTTAATCAGTTTAATCAGCATATTAAAGATGAATCGGGATGTATTATTGCTGGAATTAATTGTGTTTATTACGCGTGGCATTGTATTTATATTGATGCATTATGGGTGAGTGAGGAGCACCGTGGTATGGGGCTCGCCTCAGAGTTATTAACTAAAATTGAGCAACTAGGACGTGAGTATGGGTGCCATTTAATTCACTTAGATACATTTGATTTTCAAGCGAAAGATTTTTATTTGAAGCATGGATATGAGATTCATGGAGTGCTTGAGGATTGTCCAAAAGGTCATGAGCGTTATTATATGAAGAAGGTGCTAGTTTAGCACTTTTTTTGTTAGGTTTATGTAAAGACTTAGTCAAGTTTTAGCTTTAAACGTCACATTGCTCATATTTTGATGTCATATCGATATGTTTTATAGAGAGTGATAGGAGGGTCAGTATGAGCGGTCATTTTAAAGATCAGTGTCGTAAGATTCCGTTGATTTCTTCGAACTGGTTTTGGTATGTATTGGTTGTTTTTGGATTTTTATTTTTATTAAAGACGCCTGTTTTGGCAGGGAATCCATTTAGTGAGTTCTTTTTGATGTCTTATCATGGAGTCTTTTTGATTTTTTCAGTGACGATAGGTTTTAAAGAGATGGCACCACTTTATAATAAAGAGGGTGGAATATGGCGGATGCTTCTTCTAGCAGGGGCCATTTTGTTCTTTTCGGCATTGGTTGAAGGGG is a window of Turicibacter sanguinis DNA encoding:
- a CDS encoding GNAT family N-acetyltransferase yields the protein MKKLMESCLEDIEFVERQLVDFNESHVPFELTVPFNQFNQHIKDESGCIIAGINCVYYAWHCIYIDALWVSEEHRGMGLASELLTKIEQLGREYGCHLIHLDTFDFQAKDFYLKHGYEIHGVLEDCPKGHERYYMKKVLV
- a CDS encoding DapH/DapD/GlmU-related protein; its protein translation is MIGPNVGLYTAGHRISPKNRNKDGYAIPITIGSDVWIGGSCVILPGVTIGDHSIVAAGSVVTKDVPKNTIVAGNPAKILRNIEEV
- a CDS encoding ParA family protein gives rise to the protein MNGYQNVCNGGEVMGKAKIISVINYKGGVGKTVSAFNIAAGLNFLNHHSVLLIDLDPQCSLSRICLRAYSNTTRKQIGLSKLSEEETINYVFKTYLNQDILDFETKIDLEKLIKKDFYTGGKYRLNHFDFIPCSMFMADSSSYIRGLDDLEGDIKRKYSQGLNTTLQQVTLLAKFLRDYKLDEKYDFIIFDCPPANNMITQNALVVSDYYLIPIMMDDMGVQGVHHVYNIVEKTFIREIINEYQIIIKSSPTTSYFKFFKDGTPKLLGVFETLKKTGSNTEQPRITLKREIPNIFLFDSIIYHQIEMSHLIDEGDCCFIKSKSKVKTPLNEAYGNLVFEILERLHVPKKPNARKVTDVL